In one window of Rhodothermales bacterium DNA:
- a CDS encoding FG-GAP-like repeat-containing protein — MSCSFARQVGGYLLLGFIFVTSSKAQLLDTAEEADRLGDAAVAGDFNGDGFADLAIGVPGEEIDGLVDAGAVHVLYGSASGLTETDMQFWTQNDRGTPNAAGAGDGVGTSLVAGDFNGDGFDDLAIGVPGETLNGANEAGGVMVLFGGARGLDTSGSQLLSQAMAGMADQPENNDRFGAAVSTGDFDGDGLVDLAVGIPGENVGTVVGAGAVQIFFGDAGGFTAQNGLFLHQDLSGMPDTAEGGDGFGASLATGNFNGDAFGDLAIGVSEEDLGSTLDAGAVHVLNGSAQGPQATGSLLLHQNETGVEGDAAAFEQFGWALAAGDFNNDGRDDLAIGIPFEAGSALAAGSIQVVYGSASGLNIATDEIWNQDTPELNATAGAGDLFGYALATGDVDGDGFVDLAVGTPGKASFSFVEAGAVYILSGSGTGLAGAGFWQQGDGGTDDETEGGDFTGAALAAGDFNNDGRADLAVGSPLEDRGDTEDSGRVLVRFGAASGLDDAISSAWSQNSLPQQPELIIPESGATVVIGGADAPVDPETPFSIVWSLSDDADGHTVTYYWQLSLTPTFNILPKNVALGVATRYETTIGEIGRMLGAIGILADSSFTFYHRVIATDGRGQRVGEASAVTFVRGQIVANEAGETPLVFALEQNYPNPFNHSTTITYALPAAGTVRLDLYNQLGQRVRTAVDQAQAPGRYTVTVDLSDQPSGLYLYRIDVEGRQEVRTMVLVK, encoded by the coding sequence ATGTCTTGCTCGTTCGCTCGCCAGGTGGGAGGGTATCTCCTCCTCGGTTTCATCTTCGTAACCTCCTCCAAGGCCCAACTGCTCGATACCGCCGAAGAGGCCGATCGCCTCGGTGATGCAGCCGTGGCCGGCGACTTCAATGGGGACGGTTTCGCGGACCTCGCGATCGGCGTGCCCGGCGAGGAAATTGACGGCCTCGTCGATGCCGGCGCCGTCCATGTCCTCTACGGGTCCGCATCGGGCCTCACCGAGACGGACATGCAGTTCTGGACGCAAAACGACCGGGGAACGCCCAATGCCGCCGGCGCCGGCGATGGCGTCGGGACAAGTCTCGTGGCCGGGGATTTTAACGGAGACGGATTCGACGACCTGGCCATCGGCGTGCCGGGGGAGACACTCAACGGAGCAAACGAAGCCGGCGGCGTGATGGTGCTGTTCGGCGGCGCTCGCGGTCTCGATACCAGCGGGAGCCAGCTGCTCAGCCAGGCCATGGCGGGCATGGCGGATCAGCCCGAAAATAACGACCGATTCGGGGCGGCTGTAAGCACCGGCGATTTTGACGGGGACGGCCTGGTCGACCTCGCGGTGGGAATCCCGGGGGAAAATGTCGGAACGGTCGTTGGCGCCGGCGCCGTGCAGATTTTCTTTGGCGACGCCGGCGGATTCACGGCGCAAAACGGATTGTTTTTGCATCAGGACCTAAGTGGCATGCCCGACACGGCCGAGGGAGGGGATGGATTTGGCGCAAGCCTCGCTACCGGCAATTTTAATGGCGATGCCTTCGGCGATCTGGCCATCGGCGTATCCGAAGAAGATCTTGGAAGTACCCTCGACGCGGGGGCCGTCCACGTATTAAACGGCAGCGCGCAAGGGCCGCAGGCCACTGGAAGCCTACTACTCCATCAGAACGAGACGGGTGTGGAAGGGGATGCCGCGGCCTTCGAACAGTTCGGTTGGGCGCTGGCCGCCGGCGACTTCAACAACGACGGCCGCGACGATCTGGCGATCGGCATCCCATTCGAAGCCGGCAGCGCCCTCGCCGCCGGAAGTATCCAGGTGGTCTATGGATCGGCCAGCGGCCTGAATATCGCTACGGATGAAATATGGAATCAGGATACACCCGAACTTAACGCCACGGCCGGCGCGGGCGACCTGTTCGGATACGCTCTGGCGACAGGCGATGTCGACGGCGATGGGTTCGTCGACCTCGCCGTCGGTACCCCGGGGAAAGCCAGCTTTTCGTTTGTGGAGGCCGGCGCCGTTTATATCCTTTCAGGCAGTGGAACGGGGCTGGCCGGCGCAGGATTCTGGCAACAGGGGGATGGGGGAACGGATGACGAAACGGAAGGAGGTGATTTTACGGGAGCCGCGCTGGCCGCCGGCGATTTCAACAACGATGGCAGAGCCGACCTCGCCGTCGGATCTCCATTGGAGGATCGAGGCGACACCGAGGACAGCGGCCGCGTGCTCGTCCGGTTCGGCGCCGCGAGTGGGCTCGATGACGCCATTTCAAGCGCCTGGTCTCAGAACAGCCTCCCGCAACAACCCGAATTGATCATCCCGGAAAGCGGCGCGACCGTCGTCATCGGCGGAGCGGATGCACCTGTTGATCCCGAAACCCCGTTCTCCATCGTCTGGTCCCTATCAGACGACGCCGACGGCCATACCGTCACCTACTACTGGCAGCTCTCGCTCACGCCGACGTTCAACATCCTACCCAAAAACGTAGCACTCGGAGTGGCTACACGCTACGAAACCACCATCGGGGAAATCGGTCGCATGCTCGGCGCCATCGGGATCCTGGCGGATAGCTCCTTTACGTTTTATCACCGCGTGATCGCGACCGACGGCCGCGGCCAGCGCGTGGGCGAGGCGTCGGCCGTGACGTTTGTGCGCGGCCAGATCGTGGCGAACGAGGCCGGCGAGACGCCGCTCGTGTTCGCACTGGAGCAGAACTACCCGAATCCGTTTAACCACAGCACGACGATTACGTACGCCCTCCCGGCCGCCGGCACGGTCCGGTTGGACCTATACAACCAACTCGGCCAGCGGGTGCGCACCGCCGTTGACCAGGCGCAGGCGCCAGGGCGGTATACCGTTACAGTAGATCTGTCCGACCAGCCGAGCGGACTCTACCTCTACCGCATCGACGTCGAGGGTCGGCAAGAAGTCCGGACGATGGTGCTCGTCAAATGA